In Parasegetibacter sp. NRK P23, the genomic stretch TTGCTTCGCCGAAAATAAAATCCGTTGTGCCTTCTATATAGCAGTCTTCGTAATACTGCCGGCTGGTATTCGTAGCGGTGTACAAAGTATCCTGGTTGCCCAGCAGCCGGCATTTGCGCACAATACACCTGTCGCCCTCCACATGGAGCGCAACGGCCTGCCCTACGGGACCGGAAGTATTTTCTATGGTCAGGTTCTCCGCGATGAAATCATTTCCCTGTACGAGCACCGTATAAGAAGTATACGTGCTGAACTTATCCTTCCCCGTAAAATCTTTACCGGGATAGGGTTTACCGGAATAATCGTTCCAGGAGATGATCGTGCTGTCCGCGTTTTCACCGATGATCGATACCCTTGTTTTCCAGGAAGGGATCACGAGTTTTTCACGGTAGATCCCATTCTTAACGTGTATGGTCACCCGCACCTGCGAAAGATCACGCACGGCATTTACGGCCTCCTGGATCGTGGTGTAATCACCGGTACCGTCTTTGGCTACCGTCAGCTTTACCGGATCGGCGTGCCAGGAAAGCAACAGTAAAGAAAGAAAAAGAAAACATATGGAGGTTAATCGGTGCATAATATGCGGGGTATTCCTTCGGTAATTATTTTTTGCCATTGTTCACTACATGATCTGTAACGGGTATTTTCAGCGATCGAAGTTCTTTCAGCACCAGTTGCGCCATCAGTCTTGCGCCAAGTTCATTAAAATGAGTATCGTCGGTTTTCCCGTCAGGATAATTAGGATGCTCGCCGGGTTTCAGGTGCAGGTAGAGCAGCTTTGAGGATTCCGGCCCCATCTGTTGCAACAAAGCGCGACTTTTTTCATCAAGGTCCACCAATGGCACATTCAGCTGTTTCGCTACGCTGCGGGTGATGTCGGAATATTCCCTGTGTGTATCCGTCAGCTTTCCTTCAGGGGAAAAACTTCTGCGCGCCACGGCGGTAATCAACACCGGGAACGCGTTTTTTTCGCGGGTATCGTTCACGTATTTTTCCAGGTTCTTCCGGAATTCATCCGGCGTAGTAGCTGATTTTTTGGTGGGTATTTCATCGTTGTGCCCGAACTGGATCAATACAAAATCACCTTTCTTGAGTTTGTTTACGATAGGCTCCCAGCGTTTTTCCTGCATAAAGCTGCGGGTACTTCTCCCATTCTGCGCATGGTTCTCCACTACCGCCGTACTGTCAAAAAAAGTAGCGAAGGGTACGCCCCAACCCATTTCAGGAACAGCTTTCGTGCTTTTGATGGACATCGTGGAATCGCCGACAAGGTAGATATGGATCTTTTCTTGCGGGCCAAACAAAAACGGGAGCAAACAGTAAAGCAGGTATTTCATGGTGATGGTTTTGAGCTTTGAATCTTATTTCCGTAGATGCGTTTCGGAGCCTCACCCCAACCCCTCTCCCGGGGGAGAGGGGTTGGAACCTCATTATTAATTATGGATAGACGAGGGGTTGCAGATTTCAAATCAGGCTTTTCCTGCGGACAGTTGCAGGAGACCGTTCAAATAGATTTCAAGGTTCGTATAATCTTTGTGTAATGTTTTCAGTTGGGCATCGTTTTTTAACGGATTCAGCTTGTGTTCCTGTTCCCATACATCGGGTATGCCATCGCCATCCGTATCTTTTGGCGCGGTAGCCGATTTCAATGCCGGTAATCCGCCAGATTCTTCAACGGAATCAATGATACCATTCTTTTCTTTGCCCCTGGAAGCCGTTCCTGAACGCACTTCATGCACAATCCGCTCATCCAAGACGTCTCTTTTATAACTTGCTCCGGCAAATTTCAACACCAGATCGTATGCTTTCACCGCATCCACCCCGTTAATTTCCGGCGTGGGAAAGGGATTTTCCGCACGGGCGGAATCCGGGTTTTCACAATGCACGCCTTTCCAGTTGTCGGCGGTCACTTTGGGTGAATTTTCCAGCACGTTTCCTTTCACATAAAACAACCCATAAGGTGAAGATGGGTTCAATATTCTTTCCGCCACAGTCTTCTTGGTGGCGGGTCCTGCTTTGTAGTAATTGTTCACGATGTTGTATTTCCCTTTCTCCCCACCGTAGGAATTATTGCTGCCCCAGTTGTAGACAACGTTATACCTGTAATCCACCAGTTCATCCTCCGGATTCTGTGTGGTGGAAGAACCGCTGAACCTGGGCATCCTGCTTTTGTGGTGCGCCAGCAGGTTGTGGTGGAAACTTGCGCCTTCCCCACCCCATATTCCGCCGTAACCATGTTCTCCTTTCACGTGGGCGGACGCGTTCAGGCTTTCGGAGATAAGGCACCATTGAAGCGTGAAATTTTTGTTGTGGTAGAAAGAGGCGCATTCGTCCGTGGACCAACTGATGGAGCAATGGTCGATGATGATATTATTGTGCCCCGTTCCACCGATCGCGTCGGCCTCCACTTTATTGGCATCACCAAGGCGGATACGCAGGTAGCGGATGATCACGTTGTCCGCACTTATCCCTACCGGGTAGCCCGTGATACAGATGCCATCGCCTGGCGCTGATTGTCCGGCTATGGTTACATCCCCATTGTTGATGGGCAACCTGGATTGAAGTTCGATATTTCCTGATACGGAGAACAGGATTGTTCGCGCGCCTTTTTCTTTCAGGGCGGCGCGCAAACTACCGGGACCATCATCATTCAGGTTGGTCACATATAATACACGTCCGCCTCTTCCGCCTGTAGTAAAGCGGCCAAAGCCCTCGGCCCCGGGGAAAGCCAGTGGCTGGGCTTGTGTGCCCGCAACAACAAACAGGAAGATCAATAGGCTTACAGTACTCAGTCGGTTGATCATAGTAGTATTTTATTGCCCTTTTTGTTTCGTGGTAATTTCTTCCACCAGGCTGTTGATATACACTTCAAGATTGTCGTAAGCAGTGCTGAGGTTGCGTCCGTTGGCGACATTCTTCGACACATCAAGTTTCTTTTCGGTTTTCCAGGCATCGGCTATTCCATCGCCAGCGGTATTGACCGGAGCAGGCTTGCTGTTGAGAACCGGCCATCCTCCGGCATCGGTTTGAGAATCCAGCATGCCTTTTTTACCCGTTTTAGAACCATTGAAGGTCACTGTTCCATTCTTCACTTCGTTTACTATGCGGGTATCCACCACGTCTCTTACTAAGCTGCAACCACCGTAGGCAAGTACCAAATCGTATGCTTTTTCCGCCGTGTGCTGCGTGATGGTATCGTAAGGGAAGGGGGTGGTAGCTTTCGCCACGGATAGGATCACGCCGGGGCGCAGGTCAACACCACCGGCCCAGTTATCGGAAGTAATAGCTGTATTGCCATGCAGGTAATTACCGGAAATATAAAATTTACCGAATCCAGGCGGATGAAGCGTAGGGTTTGCATCCATGGATATTTCGAGGATACGTTTGTTTTTTGAGGAAGGTGTTCCCGGCCCCGGTTTGTAATAATTAGCCGCCATATTGTGGTTGCCATTCTCCCCGCCATAAGCGCTGTTATCGCCCCAGTTGTACAAGATATTGTTGCGGTAATCTACGTTTTCCTGCCAGTTAGAGAACGGGTTGCTTATCCCGGAACGAGCACCGCCATTGAACCGCGGATTGCGGCTGTTGTGGTGCGCCAGTAGGTTGTGGTGGAAACTCACATTGCTTCCGCCCCAGATGCCGCCATAGCCATGATCGTCTTTTTCATGAAACGACTTGTTCAGGCTTTCCGTGATGAAGCACCATTGCATGGTGAAATTCTTGTTGAAGTAGAAAGAACTTGCCTCATCTATAGACCAGCTGATAGAGCAATGGTCGATGATGATGTTCTGGTGGTACCTTCCCCACAATGCATCGGATTCGCGCTGCGCGAGATCGCCCATACGGAAACGCATATAACGGATGATCACATTATCGGCATCCACCACCACATCGTAATCCTGCACGCAGATGCCGTCTCCGGGCGCTGTTTGTCCGGCGATGGTCACATCATTGTTGCGAATGCTCAGTGTACTTTTCAACTTAATATTACCTGACACTTCAAAGACGATGATGCGCGGACCGGTCTGGTTGATGGCATCCCGCAGAGAACCTGTACCTGCATCCGCAAGTGTGGTTACTTTAATCACCTTTCCACCGCGGCCACCGGTGGCACTCTTTCCGAAACCTTCAGCACCGGGGAAAGCGAGGGCTCTTTCCTGGACAGGCGCCTCCGGCGTTCCCGGCATACCAATGTCTACCGGCGACATGGTTGTTTTACCACAAGCTACCACCAGTATTCCCAGGGCCAACAATAACTTCAGTTGTGTGCTTGGTCTTAACATAATCTGGTTTTAAAAAGCGATACCGGCATAGTACTCCGAAAAAGCTATGCCGGTATTCAAAATTTCATCGCTTTAGAGCGCCCAACGGGGATCGCCTACCGGGCCACCTCCTGAACCGGCGGTTCTCAGGGGAGAACCAACAGGCAAGGTAAAATTGGTGGTGGTTGCGTTCCAATCGAGGACCACATTCGTATTGTTCAGCACAGAAACATAAGCGGGAATATTCAACGGGGCGCTTTCTCCATTCTGCAGGTTGAACAGATTGGTATGCTGAATGGTAACGGTCGCGCCTACCCCGGTGGCTCTCACCAGAT encodes the following:
- a CDS encoding pectinesterase family protein, with product MHRLTSICFLFLSLLLLSWHADPVKLTVAKDGTGDYTTIQEAVNAVRDLSQVRVTIHVKNGIYREKLVIPSWKTRVSIIGENADSTIISWNDYSGKPYPGKDFTGKDKFSTYTSYTVLVQGNDFIAENLTIENTSGPVGQAVALHVEGDRCIVRKCRLLGNQDTLYTATNTSRQYYEDCYIEGTTDFIFGEATAVFQRCTIFSKKNSFITAASTSPAQPFGYVFFDCRLKADTSARKVYLGRPWRPHAKTVFIRTEMDGHILPAGWDNWRNPDNEKTVGYAEYESKGAGASTQRVKWARQLSSKELKQYTLKKIFSQNDGWTPENSL
- a CDS encoding rhamnogalacturonan acetylesterase; protein product: MKYLLYCLLPFLFGPQEKIHIYLVGDSTMSIKSTKAVPEMGWGVPFATFFDSTAVVENHAQNGRSTRSFMQEKRWEPIVNKLKKGDFVLIQFGHNDEIPTKKSATTPDEFRKNLEKYVNDTREKNAFPVLITAVARRSFSPEGKLTDTHREYSDITRSVAKQLNVPLVDLDEKSRALLQQMGPESSKLLYLHLKPGEHPNYPDGKTDDTHFNELGARLMAQLVLKELRSLKIPVTDHVVNNGKK
- a CDS encoding polysaccharide lyase family 1 protein, which codes for MINRLSTVSLLIFLFVVAGTQAQPLAFPGAEGFGRFTTGGRGGRVLYVTNLNDDGPGSLRAALKEKGARTILFSVSGNIELQSRLPINNGDVTIAGQSAPGDGICITGYPVGISADNVIIRYLRIRLGDANKVEADAIGGTGHNNIIIDHCSISWSTDECASFYHNKNFTLQWCLISESLNASAHVKGEHGYGGIWGGEGASFHHNLLAHHKSRMPRFSGSSTTQNPEDELVDYRYNVVYNWGSNNSYGGEKGKYNIVNNYYKAGPATKKTVAERILNPSSPYGLFYVKGNVLENSPKVTADNWKGVHCENPDSARAENPFPTPEINGVDAVKAYDLVLKFAGASYKRDVLDERIVHEVRSGTASRGKEKNGIIDSVEESGGLPALKSATAPKDTDGDGIPDVWEQEHKLNPLKNDAQLKTLHKDYTNLEIYLNGLLQLSAGKA
- a CDS encoding polysaccharide lyase family 1 protein, with product MLRPSTQLKLLLALGILVVACGKTTMSPVDIGMPGTPEAPVQERALAFPGAEGFGKSATGGRGGKVIKVTTLADAGTGSLRDAINQTGPRIIVFEVSGNIKLKSTLSIRNNDVTIAGQTAPGDGICVQDYDVVVDADNVIIRYMRFRMGDLAQRESDALWGRYHQNIIIDHCSISWSIDEASSFYFNKNFTMQWCFITESLNKSFHEKDDHGYGGIWGGSNVSFHHNLLAHHNSRNPRFNGGARSGISNPFSNWQENVDYRNNILYNWGDNSAYGGENGNHNMAANYYKPGPGTPSSKNKRILEISMDANPTLHPPGFGKFYISGNYLHGNTAITSDNWAGGVDLRPGVILSVAKATTPFPYDTITQHTAEKAYDLVLAYGGCSLVRDVVDTRIVNEVKNGTVTFNGSKTGKKGMLDSQTDAGGWPVLNSKPAPVNTAGDGIADAWKTEKKLDVSKNVANGRNLSTAYDNLEVYINSLVEEITTKQKGQ